In Halobacteriovorax sp. HLS, one DNA window encodes the following:
- a CDS encoding dihydropteroate synthase — protein sequence MINITPNSFSDGGKFLGREEVLNQLKVLKNQGVRIFDFGAESTAPFNDPISSELEWTRLAPILESVLDSQALDQREDSISIDTYKFDVFKQAYELIRKKGSSFKVIWNDVSGKLEDEVIEFLKEHDFKLVISHNLCPDRIRTSSHMDFTCEHIDLVNYFSCYEQKLKSHDLLSKVIFDPCFGFSKTVEQNYELLSSMQKWLDPRFQWILGVSRKSFLQKLCSSDDKAQRTQQSEYLHTLLISRWMKTFKTENILIRLHDPAVFNSASLV from the coding sequence GTGATTAATATCACCCCTAATTCTTTTTCCGATGGTGGGAAGTTCCTTGGCCGTGAAGAAGTTTTGAATCAGTTAAAAGTACTTAAGAATCAAGGAGTACGTATCTTTGATTTTGGAGCCGAATCCACTGCTCCTTTTAACGATCCCATTAGTAGCGAACTAGAATGGACTCGATTAGCTCCAATACTTGAGTCAGTATTAGATTCTCAAGCTCTAGATCAGAGGGAAGATTCGATTTCAATTGATACTTATAAGTTTGATGTTTTCAAACAAGCATATGAACTTATTAGAAAGAAGGGTTCATCTTTTAAAGTAATTTGGAATGATGTTTCTGGAAAATTGGAAGATGAGGTTATTGAGTTTTTAAAGGAGCACGACTTTAAGCTCGTTATTTCTCATAATCTATGTCCCGATAGAATAAGAACTAGCTCTCATATGGATTTCACTTGTGAGCATATTGATTTAGTGAATTACTTCAGTTGTTATGAACAAAAATTAAAGTCCCATGATCTATTAAGTAAAGTTATCTTTGATCCATGTTTTGGATTCTCTAAAACCGTTGAGCAAAATTATGAGCTTCTCTCATCCATGCAGAAGTGGCTTGATCCAAGGTTTCAGTGGATTCTTGGTGTATCACGCAAGTCATTTCTACAAAAGCTTTGTAGTAGCGATGATAAGGCCCAGAGGACTCAGCAGTCTGAATATCTACATACACTTTTAATATCTCGATGGATGAAGACCTTTAAGACTGAAAATATTCTCATTAGATTGCATGACCCGGCCGTGTTCAATAGTGCTTCTTTAGTTTAA
- the ftsH gene encoding ATP-dependent zinc metalloprotease FtsH has product MKQQQKSWALWLFLFLAMVLLWQATSQSIKKEKIVEYSTFLQQVQSKFVSDVTFIGELSIKGTYKESYENGDKFTVIGKTDEYTKKYLLDNGVALKYQKEQSGSLFTTLLVQWAPMLILFVLFWFFLKQLQSGGGKAMSFGKSKAKLLNSQDKKVTFDDVSGVQEAKEELVEVVDFLKDPKKYTSLGGKIPKGCLLVGPPGTGKTLLARAVAGEADVPFFSISGSDFVEMFVGVGASRVRDLFEQGKKQAPCIIFIDEIDAVGRHRGHGMGGGHDEREQTLNQLLVEMDGFESNEGVIIMAATNRIDVLDPALLRPGRFDRRVSVGPPDVRGRLGILKVHAKKTPLNDNVDLEVVAKGTPGFTGADLANLVNEAALTAARLGKKKLDMGDFESAKDKVLMGPERRSMVISDKEKRVTAYHEAGHTLVGMHLPHTDPIHKVSIMPRGGALGVTQTLPSEDMHNLTRSKSENLIAFLMGGRCAEEIEFNEITNGASNDIERATQLAHSMVCSWGMSPKMGPRNFSKPGSSPFGGQGMDSIGYSEDTANSIDEEINTFIDTNYKLALKILNDNKDALDRIAEGLILWETLDLNQVQNLVDGVDIGVPIIEPKVSEQAPSEAAPEAADVETSQTSSEDAKDSDPVPVS; this is encoded by the coding sequence ATGAAACAACAACAGAAATCTTGGGCACTATGGCTTTTTCTATTTCTTGCTATGGTCTTATTATGGCAAGCGACTAGCCAGTCTATTAAGAAAGAGAAAATCGTTGAGTACTCAACATTCTTGCAACAAGTTCAATCCAAATTCGTCTCTGACGTAACTTTCATTGGTGAGTTATCTATTAAAGGTACTTATAAAGAAAGTTATGAAAATGGTGATAAGTTTACTGTTATTGGTAAGACGGATGAATATACTAAGAAGTATCTCCTAGATAATGGTGTAGCACTAAAGTACCAAAAGGAACAAAGTGGAAGTCTATTTACGACTTTACTCGTTCAGTGGGCCCCAATGCTTATTCTGTTCGTACTTTTTTGGTTCTTCTTAAAGCAATTACAATCTGGTGGCGGAAAGGCCATGAGTTTTGGTAAATCAAAAGCAAAGCTTTTGAATTCTCAAGATAAGAAAGTTACTTTTGATGATGTCTCAGGTGTTCAAGAAGCAAAAGAAGAGCTTGTTGAAGTCGTAGACTTTTTAAAAGATCCAAAGAAATACACAAGCCTTGGAGGTAAAATCCCTAAAGGTTGTTTATTAGTAGGACCTCCGGGGACAGGTAAGACTTTACTTGCAAGAGCTGTTGCTGGTGAAGCAGATGTTCCATTTTTCTCAATTTCAGGTTCTGACTTTGTTGAGATGTTTGTTGGTGTTGGTGCTTCAAGAGTTAGAGACCTCTTTGAGCAAGGTAAGAAGCAAGCTCCTTGTATCATCTTTATTGATGAGATCGATGCAGTAGGACGTCACCGTGGACACGGTATGGGTGGCGGACACGATGAGAGAGAGCAGACTTTGAACCAACTTCTTGTAGAAATGGATGGTTTTGAATCTAATGAAGGCGTTATTATAATGGCCGCTACAAATAGAATTGACGTTCTTGATCCTGCACTTCTTCGTCCAGGTCGATTTGACAGAAGAGTTTCTGTTGGACCACCAGATGTTAGAGGGAGACTTGGTATCTTAAAGGTTCACGCAAAGAAGACACCTCTAAATGATAATGTAGATCTAGAAGTTGTTGCTAAAGGTACTCCTGGTTTTACTGGTGCTGATTTAGCAAACCTAGTGAATGAAGCTGCACTAACTGCTGCTCGTCTTGGGAAGAAGAAGTTAGATATGGGAGACTTTGAGTCTGCTAAAGATAAAGTTTTAATGGGACCTGAAAGAAGATCAATGGTTATTTCCGATAAAGAAAAAAGAGTAACTGCTTATCATGAAGCTGGTCACACTTTAGTTGGAATGCATCTTCCTCATACTGATCCTATTCACAAAGTTTCTATTATGCCTCGTGGAGGTGCTCTAGGTGTTACTCAAACTCTTCCAAGTGAAGATATGCATAACTTAACTAGATCTAAGTCTGAAAACTTAATCGCCTTCTTAATGGGTGGTAGATGTGCAGAAGAAATAGAGTTTAATGAAATTACTAATGGAGCTTCTAACGATATCGAAAGAGCAACTCAACTTGCTCATAGTATGGTTTGTTCTTGGGGAATGTCGCCTAAGATGGGACCAAGAAACTTCTCTAAACCTGGTAGCTCGCCTTTTGGTGGTCAAGGTATGGACTCTATTGGTTACTCTGAAGATACGGCCAACTCCATTGATGAAGAGATCAATACTTTCATCGATACAAATTATAAACTGGCCTTAAAAATTCTAAATGATAACAAAGATGCTTTAGATAGAATTGCTGAGGGTCTTATTCTTTGGGAAACTCTTGATCTTAATCAAGTTCAAAATTTAGTTGATGGTGTTGATATTGGAGTTCCAATTATTGAGCCGAAGGTCTCTGAGCAAGCTCCAAGTGAAGCTGCACCAGAAGCCGCTGATGTAGAAACATCACAAACGTCTTCTGAAGACGCAAAGGACTCAGATCCTGTTCCAGTTTCCTAA
- the tilS gene encoding tRNA lysidine(34) synthetase TilS — protein sequence MKSLETVQCGRNYQILMHLKRFIEGLNLLDSGSVLVGLSAGVDSMSLAYMLKWLEKHHGMSKVKAVHINHGTRVQSDQEENHLRKFCKDLGIPLIVKHLELSLDLPNFENTARNERYKIFKEQAHMHSLVALGHHVDDSFEWSLMQQMKTSEPKSCLGIPVVNGIIRRPLMCLTKEHIISFATNAQIQWYEDLSNEDTRFERNYMRQEIISKLKTRYSKILKNYVNRSNKVAKMYGLNISLATQKIPSKVVKRSWKKKAVCFINADFKSNFNGQEEKVLEAVRDLSNANRGTTHDQVQKLLRMSHTGKSGPLSFSGGVIGYNFKGVLVLLSEQGTKEVNLLDDLLIHQLMSSQQASQIPERMLKARLFYNENYFPPFLAIGPKSNEDILRGQRAINPLLPKTTQYCLENGIWFQSLAHILDSKQKKLTFFF from the coding sequence ATGAAATCATTAGAAACAGTGCAGTGTGGACGAAATTATCAAATCTTAATGCACTTAAAACGCTTCATTGAGGGACTAAATTTACTAGATTCTGGCAGTGTGTTGGTAGGGCTGTCTGCCGGTGTGGATTCCATGAGTTTGGCCTATATGCTTAAATGGCTTGAAAAGCATCATGGAATGAGTAAGGTTAAGGCCGTCCATATTAATCATGGGACGAGGGTCCAAAGCGACCAAGAAGAAAATCACCTTAGAAAGTTTTGCAAAGATTTAGGCATCCCATTAATAGTTAAACACCTTGAGCTCTCGCTTGATTTACCAAATTTTGAAAATACTGCTCGTAACGAAAGATACAAAATATTCAAAGAGCAGGCCCATATGCATTCTCTAGTTGCTCTAGGCCATCACGTTGATGATTCATTTGAGTGGAGTTTAATGCAGCAAATGAAAACCTCAGAACCTAAGAGCTGCTTGGGGATACCTGTGGTTAATGGGATTATCCGCAGACCGCTAATGTGCCTAACAAAAGAACATATCATATCCTTTGCCACGAATGCACAGATTCAATGGTATGAGGACTTAAGTAATGAAGACACTCGTTTTGAGAGAAACTATATGCGCCAGGAGATTATCTCTAAGCTTAAAACGAGGTATTCTAAAATACTTAAGAACTATGTAAATCGCTCTAATAAAGTTGCTAAAATGTATGGATTGAATATTTCCTTGGCCACTCAAAAAATACCTTCAAAAGTAGTTAAGCGCTCTTGGAAGAAAAAGGCCGTCTGCTTTATCAATGCCGATTTTAAATCCAATTTTAATGGACAAGAAGAGAAGGTCCTAGAGGCCGTGAGAGACCTCTCAAATGCCAATAGGGGAACAACTCATGATCAAGTACAAAAGTTATTGAGAATGTCACATACGGGAAAGTCAGGGCCATTAAGTTTCTCTGGTGGGGTTATAGGTTATAACTTCAAAGGTGTCCTTGTGCTGCTAAGTGAGCAAGGAACTAAGGAAGTAAATCTCCTAGATGATTTACTCATACATCAATTAATGAGCTCTCAGCAAGCTTCTCAGATTCCTGAGAGAATGCTTAAAGCAAGGCTCTTTTATAATGAGAATTACTTTCCACCGTTTTTGGCCATAGGCCCTAAATCAAATGAGGATATTTTAAGAGGTCAGAGAGCGATTAATCCACTTCTACCAAAGACAACTCAGTACTGTTTGGAAAACGGTATTTGGTTTCAAAGTCTGGCCCATATTCTAGACTCAAAGCAGAAAAAATTGACCTTTTTCTTTTAA
- a CDS encoding response regulator — protein MAQTNFLIIDDKSFYFSMLKDHLSMLGYKGEFRHCSGALEAITFLEQFKREGKYIDIIICDLQMPEYSGVDFVKAIKKSKHFNNIPVLMFTTESEKMDILEAIKHGASDYIYKPWNEEELDIKIKRLLKS, from the coding sequence ATGGCACAAACAAATTTCCTAATTATTGATGATAAGTCTTTTTATTTTAGTATGCTAAAAGACCATCTTTCTATGCTGGGATATAAGGGAGAATTTAGACACTGCTCTGGTGCTTTAGAGGCCATAACCTTTCTTGAGCAATTTAAACGCGAAGGTAAGTATATAGATATCATTATCTGTGATCTACAAATGCCAGAATACTCTGGAGTAGATTTCGTTAAGGCCATTAAGAAGTCAAAACACTTTAACAATATCCCAGTCCTAATGTTTACAACGGAAAGTGAGAAAATGGATATCCTAGAGGCCATAAAGCATGGTGCTAGCGACTATATATATAAGCCATGGAACGAAGAAGAGTTAGATATTAAAATTAAAAGACTACTAAAAAGTTAA
- a CDS encoding NIF family HAD-type phosphatase codes for MLKLFMFSSFNDDNRAVKLYLFILIFMVASCASNSRVPAQLDPVDIVFDLDWTLIKQLKRGENLEGENIIHYQDEVYRLNDGAIELLEYLSSRPDVRISYYSGGQSARNIEVLKQINILKSNAYILAYKVLSREDLEVISTDESLAFTDRFKKNLKLVNSDLSSLVHIDDDIRFASNETQSRNFLWLQSVLYHIEQPDQVAMTKGPFDPKTKHARLFDKKKLFMVKDILQKSLESRKSNDFVDSVHKHSRQWNFKANKFEAAQARPFLKELRGSSCQDLIFNFLVVF; via the coding sequence ATGTTAAAACTTTTTATGTTTTCGTCATTTAATGACGATAATAGAGCTGTGAAATTATATCTATTTATACTGATATTTATGGTTGCTTCTTGCGCATCTAACTCTCGTGTTCCGGCCCAACTCGACCCAGTAGATATTGTCTTCGATTTAGATTGGACTCTGATTAAGCAGTTAAAAAGAGGTGAGAACTTAGAGGGTGAGAATATTATTCACTATCAAGATGAAGTTTATCGTCTAAATGATGGCGCCATTGAATTGTTAGAGTACTTAAGTTCAAGGCCCGATGTGAGAATAAGCTACTATAGTGGAGGGCAAAGTGCTCGTAATATTGAGGTCTTAAAACAAATTAATATCTTAAAATCTAACGCCTATATTTTAGCTTATAAGGTTTTAAGTAGGGAGGACCTTGAAGTCATTAGCACTGATGAGTCTCTTGCGTTTACTGATAGATTTAAGAAGAATTTGAAGCTCGTTAATTCGGACTTATCATCACTTGTTCACATTGATGATGATATACGCTTTGCTAGTAATGAAACTCAAAGTAGAAACTTTCTTTGGTTACAAAGTGTTCTTTATCACATTGAGCAGCCAGATCAAGTTGCTATGACAAAGGGCCCATTTGATCCAAAGACTAAGCATGCTCGTCTATTTGATAAGAAGAAATTATTCATGGTGAAGGATATATTGCAAAAGTCTCTAGAAAGCAGAAAGAGCAACGACTTTGTAGACTCTGTCCATAAGCATTCACGCCAGTGGAATTTTAAAGCAAATAAATTCGAAGCAGCTCAAGCGAGGCCTTTTCTAAAAGAGCTAAGGGGGAGTAGTTGTCAGGATCTAATATTTAACTTTTTAGTAGTCTTTTAA